One part of the Lepeophtheirus salmonis chromosome 14, UVic_Lsal_1.4, whole genome shotgun sequence genome encodes these proteins:
- the REPTOR gene encoding uncharacterized protein REPTOR codes for MSIEQNGTSDVINSFESISPLHSILEQPLDPANLIFDLNDLLRRDPTLSTLSNSTLKQKELFLNPNNLEAQASSLALPPETGVPIPKRMNDELNNLDEIFNGSSENDRVPNLLNSSNLDSSGTQTFGSSYSSGFEASPLGPTSPWDKSIVKMEMEMNLDMGNQGMLYDESNQQPTLAQLNSPPLETDFNSELNWDSFFTNDEARNVTLSQTIKPSIKTTFSRPIKSESTSENLLSSSVPTQPHGNSPLSDIILPDFNPTSPGNIIAVSPSVISSGPPPRSASFSGQRPVIVGPGKAPSHAGPERVSTLHKLLQAQNRPSPVRSPESRSNKTLIQMKSSLLSASNPLLSQQLSKSAPNQHSYLERLMWTRREPRPHINSVCSVGGESSITDEVNDVLNGLSPTDLPDIASDDEDPDEDKNMENEEDSSNDDISDDDEDSPDKYQSTSKHDAKKERHFWQYNVQAKGPKGQKIALETRIDDPHELNDIVDPVFAGDVKLQGIKHSGKARRGDGNDLTSNPKKLASIGRELEQLSKVINDLTPVSEMPFAARCKSRKEKNKLASRACRLKKKAQHEANKLKCCGLRDEHQVLIGFINRSKEILKAKVDPNNLIPQSDLTAEMDQMVKKANKQKVAGSSTDFVNKQIEKYLS; via the exons ATGTCAATTGAACAAAATGGAACTTCCGATGtcataaatagttttgaaagtATTTCTCCTTTACATTCAATTCTTGAGCAACCCCTTGATCCTGCAAATCTAATATTTGACTTGAATGATCTACTTCGAAGGGATCCTACTCTCTCAACTCTTTCAAATAGTACACTGAAACAAAAGGAATTATTCCTAAATCCAAATAACTTGGAAGCTCAAGCATCATCTCTAGCATTGCCTCCAGAAACTGGAGTACCCATACCTAAAAGGATGAATGATGAATTGAATAACCTTGATGAAATCTTCAATGGGAGCTCTGAAAATGATAGAGTCCCAAATCTCTTGAATAGTTCAAACTTGGATAGCAGTGGCACACAAACCTTTGGCTCATCTTATAGCTCAGGATTTGAGGCTAGTCCACTTGGACCAACTTCCCCCTGGGATAAAAGTATTGTTAAAATGGAAATGGAGATGAATTTGGATATGGGGAATCAGGGGATGTTATATGATGAAAGTAACCAGCAGCCCACATTAGCTCAACTAAATAGTCCTCCATTAGAAACGGATTTTAATTCAGAATTGAATTGGGATTCTTTCTTTACGAATGACGAAGCACGAAATGTGACATTGTCTCAGACAATCAAGCCTTCCATTAAAACCACATTTTCACGACCTATTAAGTCTGAAAGCACCTCTGAAAATCTACTGTCGTCCTCTGTACCGACTCAACCACATGGAAACAGTCCTTTAAGTGATATTATACTACCGGATTTCAATCCAACCAGTCCTGGAAACATTATTGCAGTTTCTCCCAGTGTAATTAGTAGTGGACCTCCTCCTCGTTCCGCCTCTTTTTCAGGCCAAAGGCCTGTAATAGTGGGACCTGGTAAAGCACCATCTCATGCTGGACCCGAACGTGTTTCAACCCTTCATAAATTGTTACAAGCTCAAAATAGACCTTCTCCAGTGAGATCACCAGAAAGTAGAAGTAACAAAACTCTAATCCAAATGAAAAGCTCATTACTTTCCGCATCCAATCCTCTTCTGAGTCAACAACTGTCCAAATCAGCTCCGAATCAGCATTCATACTTAGAACGTTTAATGTGGACACGTCGAGAGCCTAGACCTCATATTAATTCAGTTTGCTCTGTCGGTGGAGAGTCTTCCATCACAGACGAAGTGAATGATGTTTTGAATGGCCTTAGTCCAACAGATTTACCAGATATTGCTAGTGATGACGAAGATCCCGATGAAGATAAGAACATGGAAAATGAAGAGGATTCCTCAAATGATG ATATCAGCGATGATGATGAGGACTCTCCAGATAAATATCAATCCACTTCAAAACATGATGCTAAAAAAGAGAGACACTTTTGGCAATACAATGTACAGGCTAAGGGTCCTAAAGGCCAAAAAATAGCTCTCGAGACTCGGATAGACGATCCTCATGAATTAAATGATATAGTGGATCCTGTATTTGCAGGAGATGTTAAATTACAAGGAATTAAGCACAg TGGTAAGGCACGAAGGGGTGATGGCAATGACTTGACTTCTAACCCAAAGAAATTGGCATCCATCGGAAGAGAATTAGAACAACTAAGCAAAGTGATCAATGATTTGACTCCAGTTAGTGAAATGCCCTTTGCAGCTAGGTGTAAGAGTcgtaaagaaaagaataaattggCATCAAGGGCTTGCAGACTTAAGAAAAAGGCTCAGCATGAAGCTAACAAATTAAAATGCTGTGGTCTTCGAGACGAACACC AAGTACTTATTGGATTTATTAATCGGTCCAAGGAAATCCTTAAAGCAAAAGTGGATCCAAATAATCTCATTCCCCAAAGCGATTTAACGGCTGAAATGGATCAAATGGTTAAGAAGGCTAATA AACAAAAAGTAGCTGGATCATCGACTGATTTTGTGAACAAACAGATTGAGAAATATTTGTCTTGA
- the LOC121129942 gene encoding WD repeat-containing protein 76 yields MKRRFEDENEKSGLSEYEKIRQKNIREREEKLLSLGIIPHVNQPKKNATLVKSTIKINSVPVRSSPRLKGLQANEASEVIEEIQEEEKEKKYIPKRDLTLKELLSYECDPEELSEKESSIRNTFESYASLKCKRTSRSFLNLSKLKIKEDGASKVCRARITSMAFHPSTDQILLFVGDVHGYTSIFNLRDPENVHSFKSNDWTINCMSIDNHNASKLVTTSYDGSMKLLDLRTQQIELLYGEDFSFASYHSQIDAFQYLLSFGRKGTIGVIDLRRGKGKDFASKINVFPSGHVAKTVSYKDNLFVVGNSKSDCLVYDIRKSTSPYAELKGHSGAVSSAFFNPNPNSREILMTVKKDKILLYNLSNKNSIVNPSWSVRHNNQTGRWLSSFKAVWHPIEPYIFVGSMEKPRRLDIFDSYGDIVKNLAGQWLTSTASVVIPHPVLNLVAGGNSSGRVFVFKE; encoded by the exons ATGAAGAGACGATTTGAGGATGAAAACGAGAAGTCTGGATTGtcagaatatgaaaaaattcgACAAAAGAATATACGAGAGAGGGAGGAAAAGCTCTTATCCTTAGGAATCATACCCCACGTTAACCAACCAAAAAAGAATGCAACTTTGGTCAAATCcacgataaaaataaattccgtACCTGTTCGATCTTCACCCAGATTAAAAGGACTGCAAGCTAACGAGGCCAGTGaag TCATTGAAGAAATTCAGGaagaagagaaggaaaaaaagtatattccgAAGAGGGATTTGACTCTTAAAGAATTGCTATCCTACGAATGCGATCCGGAAGAGCTCTCTGAAAAAGAGTCTTCCATACGGAATACTTTTGAGTCATATGCATCTTTAAAGTGCAAACGTACCTCAAGATCCTTTTTAAACTTgtctaaattgaaaattaaggaGGATGGTGCTTCTAAAGTGTGCCGTGCTCGTATTACTTCCATGGCGTTTCATCCTTCTACTGATCAAATACTACTGTTTGTTGGGGATGTCCATGGATATACATCTATATTCAATCTACGCGATCCAGAAAATGTTCATTCCTTCAAG tccAATGATTGGACAATCAATTGTATGTCAATTGATAATCACAATGCATCAAAATTAGTTACGACAAGTTATGATGGATCAATGAAATTATTGGACTTGAGGACACAGCAAATTGAATTATTGTACGGAGAGGATTTTTCATTTGCATCCTATCACTCTCAAATTGATGCTTTTCAGTATTTACTTTCTTTTGGAAGGAAAGGAACCATTGGAGTCATTGACTTAAGAAGGGGCAAAGGGAAAGATTTCGCCTCTAAGATTAATGTATTTCCCTCTGGTCACGTTGCCAAGACAGTTTCTTACAAAGATAATCTATTTGTAGTTGGAAACTCAAAGTCTGATTGTTTAGTCTATGATATCAGAAAGTCCACCTCACCATATGCTGAACTGAAAG GTCATTCTGGAGCTGTCAGTTCTGCATTCTTCAATCCCAATCCAAATAGTCGAGAGATCCTAATGACTgtcaaaaaggataaaatactTCTCTAcaatttatctaataaaaattcaattgttaatcCAAGCTGGTCTGTACGCCATAATAATCAAACCGGACGTTGGTTATCCTCGTTTAAAGCAGTATGGCATCCTATAGAACCCTATATATTTGTTGGATCAATGGAAAAGCCTAGGAGATTGGATATCTTTGATTCTTATGGTGATATAGTTAAAAATTTGGCGGGTCAATGGTTGACAAGCACGGCGTCAGTCGTTATTCCTCATCCAGTCTTAAACTTGGTTGCTGGAGGCAACTCATCTGGAAGAGTGTTTGTTTTTAaggaatag
- the LOC121129947 gene encoding B9 domain-containing protein 2 has product MAELHVIGRIKTASEFEFSGGLFCKWSLHYGGAWRNLEGLREGQTQTCNSEDCCWSHPIDVHFATKGLQGWPQIHLTVYGQEATFGRLTLLGYGFSWIPSSPGSHNLEIRTWKPLGTPGASSETLATFYLGGGHRLKNPDLLLSSGNDRFRLTTTASGLVTIDLSLILRHFSKFGVEC; this is encoded by the coding sequence ATGGCTGAGCTCCACGTCATAGGAAGAATCAAAACGGCGTCAGAGTTTGAATTTTCAGGTGGACTGTTTTGTAAATGGAGCCTGCACTACGGAGGAGCTTGGAGAAATCTTGAAGGACTACGAGAGGGTCAAACTCAGACTTGTAATTCAGAAGATTGTTGTTGGAGTCATCCAATCGATGTGCATTTTGCCACTAAAGGTCTTCAAGGTTGGCCACAAATCCATTTAACAGTTTATGGACAAGAAGCAACATTTGGTCGTCTTACTTTGCTAGGCTATGGGTTTTCCTGGATACCTTCTAGCCCTGGGTCTCACAATCTTGAAATAAGGACTTGGAAGCCACTTGGAACGCCTGGGGCTTCTTCAGAAACTCTTGCTACATTTTATCTAGGCGGAGGACATCGTCTTAAAAATCCGGATCTACTTCTTTCAAGTGGAAACGATCGTTTCAGACTAACGACGACTGCATCTGGTTTAGTTACTATAGATCTGTCATTGATACTGAGGcacttttcaaaatttggtgTTGAATGTTAA
- the LOC121129944 gene encoding tectonic-3-like — MLRLCLLFIHFLGKANSNENSSDPILFPIKPFCLCDLTSNECNIDCCCDIDCSKEDMDSFRICINQSEPFDNSIYCGSSKSLFCLIPKDTEPPEYELYKNKKSITDIKTFDEILSRHPRFQWMSKSTHRSVRPYKYNDLVYAQFNNNTIGGLYIFPNMPVLYMNNEELIFKDNVYNVSYLPSGIIANPADPDHIIDIEWTLCTYHENHMDCIDKEPPELVDSANYECLFLEILHNGIYGIKEVTIMLKQRKNKVPVVENNLLMIGYRHRFWRNETNETDSLPIIKHRSGNPGYIMGKPVLITEIDQNMTSYEFKDEFAYYGFFPNGHCNDPHRRKISILFGENIRTGCVLEVGDLSCSEIYKEISEIYSFNLDSLYIGSFGNADIEKNEDWINILSKNNFALLQIQDNEDMSCSLPQSLHIKILYSNVGSFSDPQRKIVGCLFSYGLSENLQRNGRSMFSIYTSFIDISEPAEIQFAEFPVIEAKFPHDFFYPFFVSCSINLTASYLLLIIIVALIF, encoded by the exons ATGTTGCGTCTTTGTCTTTTGTTCATACACTTCCTTGGAAAAGCGAATTCGAACGAAAACTCCTCTGATcctattttatttccaattaaACCCTTTTGCCTATGTGACTTAACATCCAATGAATGCAATATTGATTGTTGCTGTGATATTGACTGTAGCAAAGAG gatATGGATTCATTCCGCATTTGCATAAATCAATCAGAACCTTTTGACAATTCTATATACTGTGGGTCCAGTAAAAGCCTCTTTTGCCTAATTCCAAAGGATACCGAACCCCCGGAGTATGaactgtataaaaataaaaagtcaataacTGATATCAAGACTTTTGATGAAATCCTGTCCCGCCATCCTCGGTTTCAGTGGATGTCCAAATCAACTCATCGCAGTGTCCGTCCTTACAAATATAATGATTTAGTTTATGcccaatttaataataatactattggAGGACTTTATATCTTTCCTAACATGCCTGTTCTTTACATGAATAATGAAGAGTTGATCTTTAAAGACAATGTTTATAACGTGTCATACCTTCCAAGTGGAATTATAGCAAATCCAGCGGATCCAGACCATATCATTGACATTGAATGGACTCTATGTACTTATCACGAGAATCATATGGACTGTATCGATAAAGAGCCCCCAGAATTAGTTGATTCTGCAAATTATGAATGTCTATTTCTCGAAATTCTTCATAATGGAATCTATGGGATCAAAGAGGTGACGATCATGttgaaacaaaggaaaaataaagtacCAGTAGTCGAGAATAATTTACTCATGATAGGATATCGGCATAGATTTTGGAGAAATGAAACGAATGAAACTGATTCTTTACCAATTATAAAACATAGATCTGGAAATCCCGGGTACATTATGGGAAAACCCGTTTTAATAACtgaaatagatcaaaatatgacAAGCTATGAGTTCAAAGATGAGTTTGCATACTACGGATTTTTCCCAAATGGGCATTGCAATGACCCTCATCGGAG aaaaatatctATCCTTTTTGGCGAAAATATTCGCACGGGATGTGTATTAGAAGTTGGTGACTTGAGTTGTTCGGAAATATACAAGGAAATTAGTGAAATATATTCTTTCAACTTGGATAGTCTATACATTGGCTCATTTGGAAATGCGGATATAGAGAAAAATGAAGACTGGATAAATATAttgagcaaaaataattttgctttaCTTCAGATACAAGACAATGAGGATATGAGTTGCTCTCTTCCTCAGTCTCTTCACATTAAGATATTGTACTCCAATGTTGGCTCTTTCTCTGATccacaaagaaaaatagttgGGTGTTTATTTAGTTATGGCCTCTCTGAAAATTTACAAAGGAATGGACGAAGTATGTTTTCAATTTACACATCCTTTATTGATATCAGTGAACCTGCTGAAATCCAATTTGCAGAATTCCCTGTTATTGAGGCAAAGTTTCCTCATGACTTTTTTTATCCGTTTTTTGTGTCTTGTTCAATAAATTTAACTGCTTCATATTTActtttgattataattgttgctctaattttttaa
- the LOC121129946 gene encoding lachesin: MFSSAPHFLVALLSFLMIVESQRTPTISFISSNITKAIGSTINMHCSVLYATEFPTLWLKLPRGEGCDIARSKDIRSQESDTCTPIPLSHGAALVVRDNRFSLRYDTASSTYTLQIKDVQSTDEAVYQCEVIVGNTNKVTRHVALTVSEPPAILDNTTRSVVVVEDSSAQLNCYATGAPPPLISWRRENNAILPTGGVLYRGNVLKIHSIQKEDRGTYYCVADNGVGKIARRHVVVEVEFPPVVISTTKSIAQAIGYGVELVCHVEAYPAPSITWLKENIVISSNQNYAIDAGFATTDDFTETTVRVRHLDYSQIGKYTCRAQNKLGTNEKTLEVIESYSPNCVTGICENYFSESNFPTRNVYLILLSAVISLIKNFY; the protein is encoded by the exons ATGTTTTCATCAGCACCACATTTCCTTGTAGCTCTTCTTTCCTTCTTGATGATTGTGGAGTCTCAAAGAACACCAACTATATCCTTTATCTCATCAAACATTACAAAAGCCATTGGAAGTACAATCAATATGCATTGCTCAGTTTTATACGCAACAGAATTCCCAACACTTTGGTTGAAACTTCCAAGGGGTGAGGGATGCGATATTGCACGTTCAAAAGATATTAGAAGTCAAGAGTCTGATACTTGTACTCCTATTCCTCTGAGTCACGGAGCTGCTTTAGTAGTTCGGGATAATCGTTTCAG TTTGAGGTACGATACGGCAAGTTCAACGTATACTCTGCAAATCAAGGATGTTCAAAGTACAGATGAGGCTGTCTATCAATGTGAAGTTATTGTGGGTAATACAAATAAGGTTACTCGTCACGTAGCTCTGACAGTGAGTGAACCTCCAGCTATTTTGGACAACACTACTCGATCCGTAGTTGTCGTTGAGGACTCATCAGCTCAACTTAATTGCTATGCTACCGGTGCTCCTCCACCCTTAATATCATGGCGAAGAGAGAACAATGCAATCCTTCCTACGGGTGGAGTTCTTTACAGAGGCAACGTCTTAAAAATACACAGTATTCAGAAAGAAGATAGGGGTACATACTACTGTGTTGCCGATAATGGAGTGGGTAAAATAGCTCGACGTCATGTTGTCGTGGAAGTTGAATTTCCTCCTGTTGTTATCAG tacCACAAAATCAATTGCTCAAGCGATAGGCTATGGAGTGGAACTCGTTTGTCACGTAGAGGCCTATCCTGCACCTTCCATTACATGGCTCAAGGAAAATATTGTGATCTCCTCTAATCAAAACTACGCCATTGATGCTGGTTTCGCAACAACGGATGACTTCACTGAAACTACAGTTAGAGTAAGGCATCTGGACTATTCTCAAATAGGAAAATATACATGCAGAGCTCAAAATAAACTAGGAACGAATGAAAAAACCCTAGAGGTGATCGAAAGTTATTCCCCTAATTGCGTGACAGGGATTTGCGAAAATTACTTCTCAGAGAGTAATTTTCCCACTAGAAATGTGTATCTAATATTACTAAGTGCTGTCATTTCACTTATCAAGaacttttattaa